A window of the Corynebacterium minutissimum genome harbors these coding sequences:
- a CDS encoding glycosyltransferase, with the protein MFVGHTRFSLFVPDSAAWRASKEQTGFSEDEYRDYLYDDARLSLRTDIFLNHTVPTLAKAADGFDVKHVVSFSESLPQKFRAQLQEAADKFEVLRLDELPDGDSGWTAVRRYVQEIGFKGTFGRYRLDDDDVLSAHYFRVTAPYIKPEFEGMLVSMPLGIEAVYADGQFFHLREAHTPMNSMGLISICSVQGDGTVVEPQSGPHDKSDRYAPVILDASQVGYLRAIHAGQDNAMRHDPSVVMGRLMENMAAFPPFTDVAALEAAFPTVFKQMQSTSTSLNIDDTVGGGQHYILQPASGDVSFAIYGESECELDNELLVSLWIEDSRGRCVPSYKTVEGFAASNNPSIGHFAYVPTEDGTFRTLVSLHLEHGHILRGFRILAQSERAEGVRVAKIVMQQRGGKARFVSQENWNLARSRGVRGLVDQAIDSVYQNRTSIVANVRSVLGEDRANKVIARLDQLNKKLRN; encoded by the coding sequence ATGTTCGTCGGACATACTCGCTTTAGTCTCTTCGTCCCCGATTCGGCGGCGTGGCGTGCGAGCAAAGAGCAGACCGGGTTCTCGGAAGACGAATACCGCGACTACCTCTACGATGATGCACGCCTGTCGCTACGCACGGACATTTTTCTCAACCACACGGTGCCAACACTTGCGAAGGCCGCCGATGGTTTCGATGTGAAGCACGTTGTCTCTTTCTCTGAGTCCTTGCCGCAGAAGTTCAGGGCGCAGCTGCAAGAGGCGGCAGACAAATTCGAAGTTTTGCGCCTCGACGAGCTTCCTGATGGTGATAGCGGGTGGACAGCGGTGCGTCGCTACGTTCAAGAAATTGGGTTTAAGGGAACGTTTGGGCGCTACCGCCTAGACGACGACGACGTTTTGTCCGCTCACTACTTCCGAGTCACCGCGCCCTATATCAAACCGGAGTTTGAAGGCATGCTCGTCAGCATGCCGCTTGGCATTGAGGCGGTCTATGCAGATGGCCAGTTCTTCCACCTGCGTGAAGCCCACACGCCGATGAACTCGATGGGCTTGATATCCATCTGCTCCGTGCAGGGAGACGGCACCGTCGTGGAGCCTCAAAGCGGGCCGCACGATAAATCAGATCGGTATGCGCCAGTGATTTTGGATGCCTCTCAGGTGGGCTACTTGCGTGCTATCCACGCGGGGCAAGACAACGCCATGCGCCATGATCCAAGCGTAGTGATGGGACGCCTCATGGAGAACATGGCGGCCTTCCCACCTTTTACGGATGTCGCTGCCCTTGAGGCTGCCTTTCCCACGGTGTTCAAGCAGATGCAGAGCACGAGCACCTCGCTAAATATTGATGACACCGTTGGCGGCGGTCAGCACTACATTCTTCAGCCTGCTAGCGGAGATGTCAGCTTCGCCATCTACGGAGAGTCAGAGTGCGAACTCGATAATGAGCTCCTCGTGAGCCTGTGGATTGAGGATTCCCGTGGGCGATGCGTTCCTTCCTACAAGACAGTCGAGGGGTTTGCTGCCTCCAATAACCCGAGTATCGGGCACTTTGCGTACGTTCCTACGGAGGACGGAACCTTTCGAACATTGGTGAGCCTTCATTTGGAGCATGGCCACATCCTTCGTGGCTTCCGTATTCTGGCACAAAGCGAGCGAGCCGAGGGAGTTCGGGTCGCAAAGATCGTCATGCAGCAGCGAGGCGGGAAGGCGCGCTTCGTCAGTCAGGAGAACTGGAATTTAGCGCGAAGCCGAGGCGTGCGTGGGCTAGTTGACCAAGCGATCGACAGCGTTTATCAGAATCGGACGAGCATCGTGGCTAACGTGCGCAGCGTTCTTGGGGAGGATCGCGCTAACAAGGTCATCGCACGCTTGGACCAGCTGAACAAGAAGCTACGCAACTAA
- the wecB gene encoding non-hydrolyzing UDP-N-acetylglucosamine 2-epimerase codes for MSKPKIMTVYGTRPEAIKVAPVIKALEKDERFESVAVSTGQHREMLEQVNTMFGIEPKLDLQLMKPGQSLNEIVSRALMGLDEVIDAEQPDVIISQGDTSTAMTAALAGFHRGVKIVHLEAGLRTGDIHSPFPEEANRKLIGQVAELHLAPTAGSMENLRRENVRSKDIAVTGNTVIDALLEAASWNTEFEDAALQEAAASDKRLVVVTTHRRENLEAMKEIGGAVKDLAETYPDINFVLPLHLNPKVREAVLPEVESLPNVIITDPLPYDQFTKLLDRATIILTDSGGVQEEAPALGKPVLVMRQNTERPEAVVAGTVKLVGTNRSLIVAEAKLLLDDSAAYDAMANAVNPYGDGKGAERAVAAIAELLGVGERLPDFAPDIEA; via the coding sequence ATGTCTAAGCCGAAGATCATGACCGTGTATGGAACCCGCCCGGAGGCAATCAAGGTGGCGCCGGTCATTAAGGCTCTGGAGAAGGACGAGCGTTTCGAATCGGTAGCTGTTTCTACGGGCCAGCACCGTGAGATGCTGGAGCAGGTCAACACCATGTTTGGTATTGAGCCAAAGCTGGACCTGCAGCTGATGAAGCCCGGGCAGAGCCTGAATGAGATTGTCTCCCGCGCTCTTATGGGGCTGGATGAGGTTATCGATGCCGAACAGCCGGACGTCATTATCTCTCAAGGTGATACTTCCACGGCAATGACCGCTGCGCTTGCGGGTTTCCACCGTGGTGTAAAGATCGTGCACCTGGAAGCTGGTCTGCGTACCGGTGACATTCACTCGCCCTTCCCGGAGGAGGCTAACCGCAAACTCATTGGCCAGGTAGCTGAGCTGCACCTCGCACCCACGGCAGGGTCGATGGAAAACCTACGTCGCGAGAATGTTCGCTCTAAGGACATTGCGGTCACCGGTAACACCGTCATTGATGCTCTGCTAGAGGCCGCTAGCTGGAACACTGAGTTTGAAGATGCAGCACTCCAGGAAGCCGCAGCATCCGACAAGCGCCTCGTCGTTGTTACCACCCACCGTCGCGAGAACCTCGAGGCTATGAAGGAAATCGGCGGCGCTGTCAAGGACTTGGCAGAGACTTACCCGGACATCAACTTCGTTCTGCCACTGCACCTCAACCCCAAAGTCCGTGAGGCCGTGCTTCCGGAGGTTGAGTCCCTACCTAACGTCATCATCACGGACCCGCTGCCGTATGACCAGTTCACCAAGCTGCTTGACCGCGCCACCATCATTTTGACAGACTCCGGCGGAGTCCAGGAGGAAGCCCCGGCGTTGGGCAAGCCCGTTCTGGTCATGCGCCAGAACACTGAGCGCCCCGAAGCCGTTGTCGCCGGCACTGTGAAGCTGGTGGGCACTAACCGTAGCCTTATCGTGGCGGAAGCCAAGCTGCTTCTTGATGACTCCGCTGCCTACGACGCTATGGCCAACGCCGTCAACCCGTACGGCGATGGCAAGGGCGCTGAGCGTGCCGTGGCAGCCATTGCGGAACTTCTCGGCGTGGGCGAGCGCCTTCCTGATTTCGCACCCGATATCGAGGCCTAA
- a CDS encoding histidine-type phosphatase, with translation MRIRAIALATAVACAVSSAPALAANASTYYSTKQHYEPQGSVYAEAPAGFHQIYTSTVNRHGSRGLSSFKYDDLAQQMLEYAKEHDQLTELGEKLIPQVEAMISVNKELAGGTGQEAGYGNLTVVGREELEGIGQRNAQRNSALMDRIENDDLKVKYISSGEDRANDSGWNFGNAWLSENPKLSDNLVDGMEDGHVTIEARTDLMYAHKDKNAPSYEKYSQWKDSETLDSKVKEAYAKPASQTAARNLLNKIFADDFITALEDGSISFVGREKDDKTVEGIVDAALQFYNLYIIAPALAHEEKTPAEGWIFDQYMDEASGPTFAYLLDVEDYYQKGPAIEGQTVAYDNYEPLLKEMIQGVKDRAEGGDIAAEYRFGHAETIIPLAALLKLPGSEKGIPADELYSWENSDWRGDKVAPMGANIQWDAFQTSTERRSCACCTTRRKSPSTTVVSPLLRGRRSTPSMSFPSVCHLAQRRITPRPVSRMIRIMTTRSRHRLVPCPPRPRCGVLSLRSLAHWQSLSVPLLLTQSRLRASSINMESTCPFKLRT, from the coding sequence ATGCGTATTCGTGCTATCGCACTTGCGACTGCTGTTGCTTGTGCTGTTTCCTCAGCTCCAGCTTTAGCTGCTAATGCTTCGACCTACTACTCCACTAAGCAGCACTATGAGCCGCAAGGTTCTGTCTACGCTGAGGCACCCGCAGGCTTTCACCAGATCTACACGTCAACCGTAAACCGCCACGGTTCCCGTGGCTTGTCCAGCTTCAAGTACGACGACCTAGCACAGCAGATGCTGGAGTACGCCAAGGAACACGACCAGCTCACTGAGTTGGGCGAAAAGCTCATCCCACAGGTTGAAGCCATGATCAGCGTGAACAAAGAACTTGCAGGAGGTACCGGTCAGGAGGCCGGCTATGGCAACCTCACTGTCGTGGGACGTGAGGAGCTGGAGGGCATCGGTCAGCGCAATGCTCAGCGCAACTCCGCATTGATGGACCGCATCGAGAATGATGACCTCAAGGTCAAGTACATTTCTTCCGGCGAAGACCGTGCCAACGACTCCGGTTGGAACTTCGGTAACGCTTGGCTTTCGGAAAATCCTAAACTGTCAGACAATCTTGTCGATGGTATGGAGGACGGCCACGTGACCATTGAGGCTCGGACCGATCTCATGTACGCGCACAAGGATAAGAACGCTCCCTCCTACGAAAAGTACTCGCAGTGGAAAGACTCCGAAACGCTCGACAGTAAGGTTAAAGAGGCTTATGCCAAGCCAGCATCACAGACTGCTGCGCGTAACCTACTGAACAAGATCTTTGCCGACGACTTCATTACAGCCCTAGAAGACGGCTCCATCAGTTTTGTGGGCCGAGAAAAGGACGACAAGACAGTCGAGGGCATTGTGGACGCCGCCCTGCAGTTTTACAACCTGTACATCATTGCCCCCGCTCTTGCCCATGAGGAGAAGACTCCCGCAGAGGGTTGGATCTTTGACCAGTATATGGATGAGGCGAGCGGCCCCACCTTTGCCTACCTCCTCGACGTTGAGGATTACTACCAAAAGGGCCCAGCTATCGAAGGCCAGACGGTGGCCTACGACAACTACGAGCCACTTCTCAAGGAAATGATCCAAGGCGTCAAGGACCGCGCCGAGGGCGGCGACATCGCGGCTGAGTATCGCTTTGGTCATGCGGAAACCATTATCCCTCTGGCAGCTTTGCTGAAGCTCCCTGGTTCGGAGAAGGGCATCCCAGCCGATGAGCTCTACTCGTGGGAAAACTCTGACTGGCGCGGCGACAAGGTTGCGCCGATGGGTGCCAATATTCAGTGGGATGCTTTCCAAACGAGCACGGAGAGACGCTCGTGCGCATGCTGTACAACGAGAAGGAAATCGCCTTCCACGACGGTTGTGAGCCCATTGCTGAGGGGTCGACGTTCTACACCATCGATGAGCTTTCCGAGTGTCTGCCACTTGGCTCAACGTCGGATCACTCCAAGGCCCGTCTCAAGGATGATAAGAATCATGACAACCCGCAGCCGTCACCGTCTGGTGCCGTGTCCTCCAAGGCCGAGGTGTGGGGTGTTGTCGCTGCGGTCATTGGCGCACTGGCAATCGCTGTCGGTACCGCTGCTGCTAACACAGAGCAGATTAAGAGCATCCTCAATAAATATGGAATCCACTTGCCCTTTTAAACTGCGAACCTAG
- a CDS encoding deoxyguanosinetriphosphate triphosphohydrolase produces MSYNYSADDVARLAAESPKGSALSSTEEHRGAFSRDRARVLHSAALRRLADKTQVVGPRDGDTPRTRLTHSLEVSQIARSIGAGLGLDPDLCDMAGLTHDIGHPPYGHNGENALNEVALGGFEGNAQTLRILTKLEPKVVLETPQGLSSYGLNLTRASLDAACKYPWTKTNPDGTLNRKYGAYDEDADVLQWLRQGHTDQRKSMEAQVMDWSDDIAYSVHDVEDGIISRRISLGVLWDLVELAQLADKGAKAFGGTADELLEAADRLRQLDIINAIGNFDYSLRSYTNLKKMTSELVGRYVGATVSATLEANDGPLGRMNGDLHVPPGAVAEVTLLKTIAVLYVMDEPAHLARQDRQRERIYRVYDYLVAGAPGSLDATFALWWNQAETDLGRDRAIIDQIASMTESRLERLAQRSAELFGFLS; encoded by the coding sequence GTGAGCTACAACTATTCCGCCGATGACGTCGCCCGCTTGGCCGCCGAGAGCCCCAAAGGCTCAGCCCTAAGTTCCACCGAGGAGCACCGCGGCGCCTTCTCCCGGGACCGCGCCCGCGTCCTGCACTCGGCGGCCCTGCGCCGCCTGGCGGATAAGACGCAAGTCGTTGGCCCCCGCGACGGCGATACCCCGCGTACCCGCCTGACCCACTCCTTAGAGGTCAGTCAGATTGCGCGCAGCATCGGCGCTGGCTTGGGCCTAGACCCCGATCTGTGCGATATGGCCGGTCTGACCCATGACATCGGCCACCCGCCCTACGGCCACAACGGTGAGAACGCCCTCAACGAGGTAGCTCTCGGCGGCTTCGAAGGCAACGCCCAAACCCTGCGCATCCTCACCAAGCTGGAACCCAAAGTCGTCCTCGAGACACCTCAAGGCCTGAGCAGCTATGGCCTCAACCTCACCCGCGCCTCGCTCGATGCCGCCTGCAAATACCCCTGGACCAAGACCAACCCCGACGGCACACTCAACCGCAAATACGGCGCTTATGACGAGGACGCGGACGTACTGCAGTGGCTCCGCCAGGGCCACACTGACCAGCGCAAGTCCATGGAAGCCCAGGTGATGGATTGGTCAGATGACATCGCTTATTCCGTCCACGACGTCGAAGACGGCATCATCTCCCGCCGCATCTCACTGGGCGTTTTGTGGGACCTTGTGGAACTCGCACAGCTGGCGGACAAGGGCGCCAAGGCCTTCGGCGGCACCGCCGACGAGCTCCTCGAGGCCGCTGACCGCCTGCGCCAACTGGACATCATCAATGCCATCGGCAACTTCGACTATTCCCTGCGCTCCTATACCAACTTAAAGAAGATGACCTCCGAGCTCGTCGGCCGCTACGTAGGCGCTACCGTCTCCGCCACACTAGAAGCCAATGACGGTCCGCTCGGCCGCATGAATGGTGACCTCCACGTCCCGCCAGGAGCGGTCGCGGAGGTCACCTTGCTCAAGACCATCGCCGTCCTCTACGTCATGGACGAACCTGCCCACCTTGCCCGCCAAGACCGCCAGCGCGAGCGCATCTACCGCGTCTACGACTACCTCGTCGCCGGCGCCCCCGGCTCGCTGGACGCCACCTTTGCCCTGTGGTGGAACCAGGCCGAGACCGATCTGGGGCGCGACCGCGCCATCATCGACCAGATCGCCTCCATGACAGAATCCCGCCTCGAGCGACTAGCCCAGCGCAGCGCCGAGCTCTTCGGATTCCTTAGCTAA
- a CDS encoding ribonuclease domain-containing protein, which produces MSQSSPSRKSLPALIGGAVLVLVAGYFGIDLGSSNGGQTEQASEKGDKGDVAKHGSEEDDLPTCAMDSLPEQAEETAQDILAGGPYDYPDNDNVRFGNYEGVLPQQDKNYYREYTVDTPGIGHRGAKRIVTGGGSETDPDVWYYTDDHYESFCTIPDAE; this is translated from the coding sequence ATGTCCCAGTCCTCCCCCTCCAGGAAATCACTGCCTGCTCTCATCGGTGGTGCAGTGCTCGTGCTCGTTGCGGGTTATTTTGGCATCGACCTCGGGAGCAGCAACGGCGGCCAGACGGAGCAGGCCTCGGAGAAGGGGGATAAGGGGGACGTCGCCAAGCATGGCTCCGAGGAGGATGACCTGCCCACCTGCGCTATGGACTCCCTGCCCGAGCAGGCGGAGGAGACCGCACAGGACATTCTGGCCGGCGGGCCCTATGACTATCCGGACAATGACAACGTGCGCTTTGGCAATTATGAGGGCGTGCTGCCGCAGCAGGATAAGAATTATTATCGCGAATACACGGTGGATACCCCGGGCATCGGGCACCGCGGCGCTAAGCGCATCGTCACTGGTGGTGGCAGCGAGACGGACCCGGACGTGTGGTACTACACCGATGACCACTACGAGAGCTTCTGCACGATTCCGGACGCCGAATAG
- a CDS encoding phosphatase PAP2 family protein, whose protein sequence is MPTFSRALAAPIAAVLVVTSAPPAALAADLPFTIPALADPMTGSSTGEAPVQHPGAPTPQPFTPDYLVGFPSDVSSYQYGVYWEVVRLYDDIKTNPTTMAEDLDKAVAINNAAAGDATLIARAQRDAAADTDGVMAAVSDAMGPELGQAFRDALAEHRLPKTEYLLGNGYLARAGGLASSTFAEKHYFKAARPFQQAPDRIKRYNDGTKNYYLDSPAFPSGHTNQAVWVTTLLATMLPEVGPQLALRGAEAGNHRVVMGVHSPLDVIGGRMTGLAAAADRLNDPRMRDALHQAEAEIRAEIQWRTGKDIATLVNEQNAAGTTYATATQAAERYAPMADYGLSTIYHPDAPMIVPKAAPVLLEAAHPNLNYEQRADVLRQTATAPGTPLDWQGASGSWQRINLVKALGAQVAVDEDGNVHVAEAL, encoded by the coding sequence ATGCCTACATTTTCCCGCGCGCTGGCGGCCCCGATTGCCGCCGTGCTGGTGGTCACCTCCGCCCCGCCCGCAGCCTTGGCGGCCGACCTTCCCTTCACCATCCCCGCGCTCGCAGATCCCATGACGGGCTCAAGCACCGGTGAAGCACCAGTACAGCACCCCGGCGCACCCACACCCCAGCCCTTTACCCCGGACTACCTCGTGGGTTTTCCCTCCGATGTCTCGTCCTATCAGTACGGCGTGTACTGGGAAGTGGTGCGGCTTTACGACGACATCAAGACCAACCCCACCACCATGGCTGAGGACCTCGATAAAGCCGTGGCCATCAACAACGCCGCGGCTGGTGACGCCACCCTCATCGCCCGCGCCCAACGCGACGCCGCCGCGGACACCGATGGCGTCATGGCCGCGGTCTCCGATGCTATGGGGCCGGAACTGGGCCAAGCCTTCCGTGATGCTTTGGCGGAGCACCGTCTGCCTAAAACTGAGTACCTTCTGGGCAATGGCTACCTTGCCCGCGCGGGTGGGTTGGCCAGCTCTACCTTTGCCGAAAAGCACTACTTCAAAGCAGCGCGACCTTTCCAGCAGGCTCCGGACCGCATCAAGCGCTACAACGACGGCACCAAGAACTACTACCTGGATTCCCCAGCCTTCCCCTCCGGCCATACCAACCAAGCGGTGTGGGTCACCACGCTATTGGCCACCATGCTCCCGGAGGTTGGTCCCCAGCTGGCCCTGCGTGGCGCTGAGGCAGGTAATCACCGCGTGGTCATGGGTGTGCATTCGCCGCTCGACGTCATCGGTGGCCGCATGACCGGCCTGGCTGCTGCCGCCGACCGCCTCAACGATCCCCGCATGCGCGATGCCCTGCACCAAGCCGAGGCCGAAATCCGTGCTGAGATCCAGTGGCGCACCGGCAAGGACATTGCCACCCTCGTGAACGAGCAGAACGCCGCTGGCACCACCTACGCCACCGCCACCCAGGCCGCCGAGCGCTATGCGCCCATGGCTGACTACGGCCTGAGCACCATCTACCACCCGGACGCGCCCATGATTGTCCCGAAAGCTGCGCCCGTTCTCCTTGAGGCAGCCCACCCCAACCTCAACTACGAACAGCGCGCCGACGTCCTCCGTCAAACCGCCACCGCGCCCGGAACCCCACTGGATTGGCAGGGCGCAAGCGGTTCGTGGCAGCGCATCAACCTGGTGAAGGCGTTGGGCGCGCAGGTGGCTGTGGACGAAGATGGAAATGTCCACGTAGCAGAAGCACTGTAG
- a CDS encoding YdcF family protein produces the protein MKYVIVLGAAQYDGRPSRILAGRVRYAAEYATAHNLPIITVGGNLPGDRFTEAGVARAMLADVPLNVTALTEGLDTRSSLVAAREKLNVREAVIVTDPLHRLRTFLIARQEGITATVLGTPYYPSPRFSIPWWRYLAHEVGGLIYLGLRTVVGEERSAGLRTAFYRIERIIRPNQALRHRVIGARQPQQDRDSA, from the coding sequence GTGAAATACGTCATTGTCTTAGGCGCCGCGCAGTACGACGGCCGCCCCTCCCGCATCCTGGCCGGTCGCGTGCGCTACGCCGCCGAGTATGCCACCGCGCACAATCTCCCCATCATCACCGTGGGAGGGAACTTGCCCGGAGATAGGTTCACGGAGGCGGGGGTAGCACGAGCCATGCTTGCCGACGTCCCCCTTAACGTCACCGCCCTCACCGAAGGCCTCGACACCCGCAGCTCGCTGGTTGCCGCGCGTGAGAAGCTCAACGTGCGCGAGGCCGTCATCGTCACCGATCCGCTCCATCGCCTGCGCACCTTCCTCATCGCCCGCCAGGAAGGAATCACGGCCACCGTCCTCGGCACGCCTTATTACCCCTCGCCGCGTTTTTCCATCCCGTGGTGGCGCTATCTAGCCCACGAGGTCGGCGGGCTTATCTATTTGGGCCTGCGCACCGTCGTAGGGGAGGAGCGCTCCGCCGGATTGCGCACGGCCTTCTACCGCATCGAGCGCATCATCCGCCCCAACCAGGCTCTGCGCCACCGCGTCATTGGCGCGAGGCAGCCCCAGCAAGATAGGGACAGCGCCTAA
- the dnaG gene encoding DNA primase, which translates to MARGRIPDSDIQAIRERAPIEEIVGEYVQLKPAGYDSLKGLSPFKDEKTPSFHVRPQRGYYHCFSTGKGGDVFSFLMEMEQVTFPEAVEAVAQKIGYHINYQGGSTGARDEKPGTRQRLIAANKAAHEFYRQQLETPQAATGREFLLDRGFSKDIIYDFECGYAPEGWDTATKHLLRMGFSFEELEAAGISKMGKRGPIDRFHRRLLWPIKDLSGNVIGFGARKLFDDDKLGKYMNTPETMLYRKSKVLFGLDLAKRNIAEQHQAVVVEGYTDVMAMYAAGVKTAVASCGTAFGGDHLQVLRRLMLDDSYFHGELIYTFDGDEAGQKAAMRAFEGEQKFTGQSFVSVAPDGMDPCDLRLERGDAAVRDLVADRIPMFEFVIRSVISDFSIDSAEGRLQALRRAVPVVAQIRDQPLQREYARRLAGWVGWPDPEEVLHQVRQEARKPKKQERPRFASLEETSSAPAQSAAPVMHIPGPREPHLWPQREALKLALQYPQIAGSYFDGITEDAYSNEAYRTVRQAISTLGGVTAGAEQPGVEWLAAVAGEMPDLMARNFVSELAVEPIKLGETGNPDTDLEAYADSVLSRLQEARVGDQVAQLKAQLGRMRPSDDEESYNSLFADLVALEQARRELNDRAFRGVR; encoded by the coding sequence ATGGCACGAGGCAGAATTCCGGACAGCGACATCCAAGCTATCCGTGAACGCGCGCCTATTGAAGAAATCGTGGGCGAATACGTCCAGCTCAAACCCGCTGGCTACGACTCTTTGAAGGGGCTGAGCCCCTTCAAAGATGAGAAGACTCCGTCCTTCCACGTGCGCCCGCAGCGCGGCTATTATCACTGCTTTTCCACGGGCAAAGGCGGCGATGTTTTTAGCTTCCTCATGGAGATGGAACAGGTCACCTTCCCGGAAGCCGTGGAGGCGGTAGCCCAAAAAATCGGCTACCACATCAACTATCAAGGCGGCTCCACCGGTGCTCGTGATGAAAAGCCCGGAACCCGCCAGAGGCTTATCGCCGCCAACAAGGCCGCGCATGAGTTCTACCGCCAACAGTTAGAAACCCCGCAGGCGGCAACCGGCCGTGAGTTCCTGCTGGACCGAGGCTTTTCCAAGGACATCATCTATGACTTTGAATGTGGATATGCGCCTGAGGGCTGGGATACCGCCACCAAGCACTTGCTGCGCATGGGATTTTCCTTCGAAGAGCTGGAGGCCGCCGGAATCTCGAAAATGGGCAAGCGCGGCCCGATTGACCGCTTCCACCGCCGCCTGCTGTGGCCCATTAAGGATCTCTCCGGCAATGTCATCGGCTTTGGCGCCCGCAAGCTTTTCGACGATGACAAGCTGGGCAAGTACATGAACACGCCCGAAACCATGCTTTACCGCAAGTCCAAGGTGCTCTTCGGCCTGGATTTGGCCAAGCGCAACATCGCGGAGCAGCACCAAGCCGTGGTGGTGGAGGGCTACACGGATGTCATGGCCATGTATGCCGCCGGCGTGAAGACGGCCGTGGCCTCCTGCGGCACCGCCTTCGGCGGCGATCACCTCCAGGTGCTGCGCCGGCTCATGCTCGATGATTCCTACTTCCACGGCGAGCTCATTTACACCTTCGATGGTGATGAGGCCGGCCAGAAGGCCGCCATGCGCGCCTTCGAGGGTGAGCAGAAGTTCACCGGCCAGTCCTTTGTCTCCGTTGCTCCCGACGGCATGGACCCGTGCGACCTTCGCCTTGAGCGCGGCGATGCCGCCGTGCGCGACCTCGTGGCGGACCGCATCCCAATGTTTGAGTTCGTCATCCGTTCGGTCATTTCAGACTTCAGCATCGACTCGGCCGAAGGCCGCCTCCAAGCCCTGCGCCGCGCCGTGCCAGTCGTGGCCCAGATCCGGGACCAACCTCTGCAGCGCGAGTACGCCCGCCGCCTCGCCGGGTGGGTAGGCTGGCCGGACCCGGAGGAAGTCCTCCACCAAGTACGCCAGGAGGCCCGCAAACCTAAAAAACAGGAGCGCCCGCGTTTTGCCAGTCTGGAGGAAACGTCCTCAGCACCCGCGCAGTCCGCTGCCCCCGTCATGCACATCCCCGGCCCCCGTGAGCCCCACCTGTGGCCACAGCGCGAGGCCCTCAAGCTGGCCCTGCAGTACCCGCAGATTGCCGGCAGCTACTTCGATGGCATCACGGAGGATGCCTATTCCAACGAGGCTTACCGCACCGTGCGCCAAGCCATCTCCACCCTCGGTGGCGTGACCGCCGGTGCTGAACAGCCCGGCGTGGAGTGGCTCGCCGCCGTGGCCGGGGAGATGCCGGATCTTATGGCCCGCAACTTCGTCTCTGAGCTCGCCGTGGAACCCATCAAGCTGGGCGAGACCGGCAACCCCGATACCGATCTGGAGGCCTACGCCGATTCCGTGCTCTCGCGACTTCAGGAAGCCCGGGTGGGCGACCAAGTGGCCCAGCTCAAGGCACAACTAGGCCGCATGCGCCCCTCGGACGACGAAGAGTCCTATAACTCACTCTTCGCGGACCTCGTCGCCCTCGAGCAAGCTCGCCGCGAGCTCAATGACCGCGCCTTCCGCGGCGTGCGCTAA
- a CDS encoding DUF1707 SHOCT-like domain-containing protein: MESRDIKCTNPQRTTTSQILADAMAVGQLSVTEFEERSDACAEATTRGELLDLVSDLLEDPGHVLFGGHEVAQRSAHELHTASADHERSPVVKRALAQVKPAVHGAKNMSLGIFGGSTVRNTPIASHHTTMGIFGGTEVDLRGAELQENLTTINAVGVFGGVDVRVPEGFRVRVSGVGLFGGHDIKVERGATDPADLPASAPEVVVNCFSLFGGVDVHVVKR, translated from the coding sequence ATGGAATCACGCGACATTAAGTGCACAAACCCCCAGCGCACCACAACTTCTCAAATCTTGGCCGATGCGATGGCAGTGGGCCAACTCAGCGTCACCGAATTTGAGGAACGCTCCGACGCCTGTGCGGAAGCAACAACTCGTGGCGAATTGCTCGACCTTGTGTCAGACCTCCTCGAAGACCCCGGACACGTACTGTTTGGCGGCCACGAGGTCGCGCAGCGCAGCGCCCACGAACTCCACACTGCTAGCGCCGATCATGAGCGATCCCCAGTTGTGAAGCGGGCCCTAGCCCAAGTTAAGCCGGCTGTTCACGGCGCGAAGAACATGTCCCTAGGCATCTTTGGTGGCTCCACAGTCCGTAACACACCCATTGCTTCCCATCACACCACCATGGGCATCTTCGGCGGCACTGAGGTGGACCTACGCGGAGCAGAACTTCAGGAAAACCTCACCACAATCAACGCAGTCGGAGTATTCGGCGGCGTCGATGTCCGGGTTCCTGAAGGCTTCCGTGTTCGCGTCAGCGGCGTAGGCCTTTTCGGTGGCCACGACATCAAGGTTGAGCGAGGAGCCACCGACCCCGCCGACCTACCCGCCAGCGCCCCAGAAGTGGTGGTGAACTGCTTCAGTCTCTTTGGTGGGGTGGATGTGCACGTGGTGAAGCGCTAG